One region of Intestinimonas massiliensis (ex Afouda et al. 2020) genomic DNA includes:
- the priA gene encoding replication restart helicase PriA, which yields MTEPARIARVALSAVTYAIDKPYDYRIPPELEEGACPGVRVIVPFGAGNRRTEGIILTTGQASATEKRLKSLVSLLDEAPVLDREGIRLALWMRERFFCTVYEAVRAMLPAGLWFSLHDSYRIAEGIDREKSYQAVGRSEPARRLLDMLWACGGSAERTDIRAAFEGKDLNPTLRQLVERGILTLETSAARGVGDKTEQVAALAMPAEEALSLVTPKRKSAPLRYAVVELLCGIGCASSKEICYFTGASSATLRSLAKSGILTLQKREVFRRAVPEESEPAAPPVLNDQQQAAFAALDTLARSKQAAVALLYGVTGSGKTQVYIQLIRAALKRGQTALVLVPEIALTPQLLHIFSSHFGPDVAVLHSSLRAGERYDEWKRVRSGAARVVLGTRSAVFAPLRNLGLIILDEEQEASYKSENTPRYHARDVAKYRCAKGGGLLVLGSATPSVETMYLAKTGVYHMVSLTRRYNERALPRVYITDLKDELRRGNGGPISALLHRELMANLERGEQSILFLNRRGASRMVSCGECGAAPTCPRCSAYLTYHSANGRLMCHHCGHSEKLPPACPACGGGLNFIGIGTQRVQEELQERFPGVEVLRMDTDTVTATQSHEAMLSRFEREKIPILVGTQMVAKGLDFENVTLVGVIAADLALYVDSFRAGERTFSLLTQVVGRAGRGEKAGRAVIQTYTPDNEVIRFAAAQDYDSFYEQEIGFRKLMGRPPFQDLFVLTASGVDEAAVLRTCMRLRLGLEDWLRRPELAALGPRLLGPAPASVAKVNNRYRYRLTLCCKNTRQVRALLSHLLYAAHSDRENKGVSVFADVNPYD from the coding sequence GTGACAGAACCGGCACGCATTGCACGGGTGGCGCTCTCCGCCGTGACCTACGCCATCGACAAGCCCTATGATTATCGGATTCCTCCCGAACTGGAAGAAGGCGCCTGTCCGGGCGTCCGGGTCATCGTACCCTTTGGAGCCGGAAACCGGCGGACGGAGGGGATCATACTGACCACGGGTCAGGCCTCCGCCACGGAGAAGAGGCTCAAGTCCCTGGTGTCGCTGCTGGACGAGGCCCCGGTACTGGACCGGGAGGGAATCCGGCTAGCCCTGTGGATGCGGGAGCGCTTTTTCTGCACGGTCTATGAGGCGGTCCGGGCCATGCTCCCGGCGGGGCTGTGGTTCTCTCTGCACGACAGCTATCGCATTGCGGAAGGGATCGACAGGGAGAAATCCTACCAGGCCGTGGGCCGCTCCGAGCCCGCTCGGCGGCTGTTGGATATGCTCTGGGCCTGCGGGGGTTCCGCCGAGCGCACGGATATCCGTGCGGCCTTTGAGGGCAAGGACCTCAATCCGACTCTACGCCAGCTTGTGGAGCGAGGCATTCTGACGCTGGAGACCAGCGCCGCCCGAGGCGTGGGTGATAAGACCGAGCAGGTGGCCGCGCTGGCCATGCCCGCCGAGGAGGCACTATCGCTGGTAACGCCAAAGCGGAAATCCGCACCTCTCCGCTATGCGGTGGTGGAGCTCCTGTGCGGCATCGGCTGCGCGTCCTCCAAGGAGATCTGTTACTTTACCGGCGCATCCAGCGCGACTCTGCGCTCTCTGGCCAAAAGCGGCATTCTGACGTTGCAAAAGAGAGAGGTCTTCCGCCGCGCGGTGCCGGAAGAGTCCGAGCCCGCCGCTCCCCCGGTCCTCAATGACCAGCAGCAAGCGGCCTTTGCGGCGCTGGACACCCTGGCCCGTAGCAAGCAGGCCGCCGTGGCTCTGCTTTATGGTGTGACGGGCAGCGGCAAGACTCAGGTTTATATCCAGCTCATCCGCGCCGCGCTGAAGCGGGGACAGACCGCCCTGGTGCTGGTGCCGGAGATCGCGCTGACACCACAGCTCCTGCATATTTTTTCCTCCCACTTTGGCCCGGACGTGGCGGTGCTCCACAGCTCCCTGCGGGCGGGGGAGCGGTACGACGAGTGGAAGCGGGTTCGGTCCGGAGCGGCCCGGGTGGTGCTGGGCACCCGTTCTGCGGTGTTTGCGCCGCTGCGGAATCTGGGCCTCATTATTTTGGACGAGGAACAGGAGGCCAGCTACAAATCGGAGAATACCCCCCGATACCACGCCCGGGACGTGGCAAAATACCGCTGTGCCAAGGGCGGGGGCCTACTGGTGCTGGGCTCGGCCACCCCGTCGGTGGAAACGATGTACCTGGCCAAAACCGGGGTCTACCATATGGTGTCTCTGACCCGGCGCTACAACGAACGGGCACTGCCCCGGGTCTATATCACCGATCTGAAGGATGAGCTGCGCCGCGGCAACGGGGGCCCCATCAGCGCCTTGCTCCACCGGGAGCTGATGGCCAACCTGGAGCGGGGGGAACAGAGCATCCTGTTCCTCAACCGGCGGGGGGCCAGCCGGATGGTGTCCTGCGGGGAGTGCGGTGCGGCGCCCACCTGCCCCCGGTGCTCGGCCTACCTCACCTACCACTCCGCCAATGGCCGCCTGATGTGCCACCACTGCGGCCATTCAGAAAAGCTGCCTCCGGCCTGCCCGGCGTGCGGCGGCGGCCTCAACTTCATCGGCATCGGCACCCAGCGGGTCCAGGAGGAGCTCCAGGAGCGGTTCCCCGGCGTGGAAGTCCTCCGCATGGACACCGATACCGTCACCGCCACCCAATCCCACGAGGCCATGCTCTCCCGGTTTGAGCGGGAAAAGATTCCCATCCTGGTGGGGACCCAGATGGTCGCCAAGGGGCTGGATTTTGAGAACGTCACCCTGGTGGGCGTGATCGCAGCAGATCTGGCCCTCTATGTGGACTCCTTCCGGGCGGGGGAGCGGACCTTCTCCCTGCTGACCCAGGTGGTAGGCCGGGCGGGTCGGGGTGAAAAGGCGGGCCGGGCGGTCATCCAGACTTATACCCCCGACAACGAGGTCATCCGGTTTGCCGCCGCCCAGGATTACGACAGCTTCTATGAGCAGGAGATCGGCTTTCGGAAGCTCATGGGGCGCCCACCCTTTCAGGACCTGTTCGTCCTCACCGCTTCCGGGGTGGACGAGGCGGCGGTGCTCCGGACCTGCATGCGTCTGCGCCTGGGGCTGGAGGACTGGCTGCGCCGGCCGGAGCTGGCGGCGCTGGGCCCCAGACTGCTGGGACCGGCCCCGGCATCGGTGGCCAAGGTGAACAACCGCTACCGCTACCGGCTTACCCTGTGCTGCAAAAATACCAGACAGGTGCGCGCGCTGCTGTCCCATCTGCTGTACGCAGCCCACAGCGACAGGGAAAACAAAGGCGTCTCCGTGTTTGCGGACGTCAATCCATACGATTAA
- a CDS encoding zinc metallopeptidase — protein MPYFFYGYDPYYWMILVPAMLIALFAQLKVSSTFNRYDRVRSARGYTGAQAAEAVLRQHGVTDVRIERVRGRLTDHYDPRSNVIRLSDAVYASNSVAAMGVAAHEAGHAVQYAVGYGPIRLRNAIIPVCNFGSQLSILLILIGLFLYSQPLFGLGVILFGVAVLGQVVTLPVEFNASRRAVESLEGGYLLDDEELRGARKVLSAAAMTYVAALLVSLAQLLRFVLAFNGRRRD, from the coding sequence TTGCCCTACTTTTTCTATGGCTACGATCCCTACTACTGGATGATCCTGGTCCCCGCCATGCTGATCGCCCTGTTCGCCCAGCTCAAGGTTTCCTCTACCTTTAACCGCTATGACCGGGTGCGCAGCGCAAGGGGCTATACCGGCGCCCAGGCGGCCGAGGCGGTGCTGCGGCAACACGGCGTCACCGATGTGCGCATTGAGCGGGTCAGAGGAAGGCTGACCGATCACTACGACCCGCGGAGCAATGTGATCCGCTTGTCCGACGCGGTCTACGCCTCCAACAGCGTGGCCGCCATGGGCGTAGCCGCCCATGAGGCGGGCCACGCGGTGCAGTACGCCGTGGGCTACGGACCCATCCGGCTTCGAAACGCCATCATACCCGTATGCAATTTCGGCTCTCAGCTCTCCATCCTCCTCATCCTCATCGGCCTGTTTTTATACTCCCAGCCCCTGTTTGGCCTGGGGGTCATCCTCTTTGGCGTGGCGGTGCTGGGCCAGGTGGTGACCCTCCCTGTGGAGTTCAACGCCTCTAGGCGGGCAGTGGAGAGTCTGGAGGGCGGCTACCTGCTGGACGATGAGGAGCTGCGAGGCGCCAGAAAGGTACTCAGCGCGGCCGCCATGACCTATGTGGCGGCGCTGTTGGTGTCCCTGGCTCAGCTCCTGCGGTTTGTACTGGCATTCAACGGAAGGCGGCGAGACTGA
- the def gene encoding peptide deformylase — protein sequence MALRKILTDKDPVLRKKSRPVTGFDGRLHDLLDDLKETLEQAGGAGLAAPQVGILRRCVIVVDGKGEMLELVNPEIISRSETVQDGLEGCLSVPGMWGMVERPMQVRVRAQDRSGQTFEAEGEGIVARCFCHEIDHLDGHLFTELADRLYTQEELDEMLEEEGQ from the coding sequence ATGGCTTTGAGAAAGATTTTGACGGATAAGGACCCGGTTCTCCGCAAAAAGTCCCGGCCCGTCACCGGCTTTGACGGACGCCTTCATGACCTGCTGGACGATCTGAAGGAAACTTTGGAGCAGGCGGGCGGCGCGGGATTGGCGGCGCCCCAGGTGGGCATTCTCCGCCGCTGCGTCATCGTAGTGGATGGCAAGGGGGAGATGCTGGAGCTGGTAAACCCGGAGATCATCTCCCGCTCCGAAACGGTCCAGGACGGCCTGGAGGGCTGCCTCAGCGTCCCCGGGATGTGGGGCATGGTGGAGCGGCCCATGCAGGTCCGGGTCCGGGCGCAGGACCGCAGCGGTCAGACCTTTGAGGCGGAGGGAGAGGGCATCGTGGCCCGCTGCTTCTGCCACGAGATCGACCATCTGGACGGGCATCTGTTCACCGAGCTGGCAGACCGGCTCTATACCCAGGAGGAGCTGGATGAGATGCTGGAGGAGGAGGGCCAGTGA
- the fmt gene encoding methionyl-tRNA formyltransferase, with the protein MKILFMGTPEFAVPSLNALLGAGHTVCGVFTQPDKPKNRGMKLLPSPVKVCALSHEIPVFQPAKMRDGEALGYLRELDPELIVVAAYGKILPSEILDYPVKGCINVHSSLLPKYRGAAPINWAILNGEAVTGVTIMHMAPALDAGDIIAQASTPIGADETAPTLTARLAELGAELLVSAVEAIGAGTAARTPQDEADSTYAPMLSRELSPMDWSKPARTLHDQVRGLLPWPAAVAEFGGIRCKVFSTDLPLQTTDAAPGTILEAGKRGIDIACGGGTVLHIDELQADGGKRMKAADYLRGHPLN; encoded by the coding sequence GTGAAGATCCTCTTTATGGGCACGCCGGAATTTGCGGTGCCCTCTCTGAATGCCCTTCTGGGAGCGGGGCATACTGTCTGTGGCGTCTTTACCCAGCCGGACAAACCCAAGAACAGGGGAATGAAGCTGCTGCCAAGTCCTGTAAAGGTATGTGCCCTTTCCCATGAAATCCCCGTGTTCCAGCCCGCAAAGATGCGGGATGGGGAGGCACTGGGGTATCTCCGGGAGCTGGACCCGGAGCTCATCGTGGTGGCGGCCTACGGTAAGATCCTGCCCTCTGAGATTTTGGACTATCCCGTCAAGGGCTGCATCAACGTCCACTCGTCCCTGCTGCCCAAATACCGGGGGGCCGCCCCCATCAACTGGGCCATTCTCAACGGCGAGGCCGTCACCGGCGTCACCATCATGCATATGGCCCCCGCGCTGGACGCAGGCGACATCATTGCCCAGGCGTCCACTCCCATCGGCGCGGACGAGACGGCCCCGACGCTCACAGCCCGACTGGCGGAGTTGGGTGCAGAGCTGCTGGTCTCCGCCGTGGAGGCAATCGGGGCGGGGACCGCCGCCCGGACGCCCCAGGACGAGGCGGACTCCACCTATGCTCCCATGCTGTCCCGCGAGCTGTCTCCCATGGACTGGAGCAAACCGGCCCGGACGCTCCACGACCAGGTCCGGGGCCTGTTGCCCTGGCCCGCTGCGGTGGCGGAGTTCGGCGGCATCCGCTGTAAAGTCTTTTCCACTGACCTTCCCCTCCAAACCACCGATGCGGCCCCCGGCACCATCCTGGAGGCGGGGAAGCGGGGGATCGACATTGCCTGCGGCGGTGGCACGGTGCTCCACATCGACGAGCTCCAGGCTGATGGCGGAAAACGGATGAAGGCGGCGGATTATCTGCGGGGCCACCCGCTGAACTGA